A region from the Gossypium hirsutum isolate 1008001.06 chromosome A08, Gossypium_hirsutum_v2.1, whole genome shotgun sequence genome encodes:
- the LOC107955221 gene encoding leucine-rich repeat receptor-like protein kinase PEPR1, which translates to MISLYFVNISFNHLRGKLPSVWMRIVASYPGSFVGNPELCLLGDETGNCQETEKGNSRGRVLAGIVIAVVVSVALLYTLVVRRLQKKHSIDQTVLYKRQSRTEDLPENLKIEDIIRATEGWSEKYIIGRGKHGTVYRTETSNSRNHWAVKKVNLSSTNFKLEMRTLGLIRHRNIMRMAGYCIRDGYGFIVTEYMPGGTLFDVLHQSQPRLVLNWDTRYRVAFGIAHGLSYLHHDCVPQIIHRDIKSDNILLDSEFEPRIGDFGMAKLVSDEDSSSTRSAIVGTLGYIAPENAYSTRLTEKCDVYSYGVVLLEMLCRKLPVDPSFEDGLDIVSWTRRNLEENEEYICFLDEEISLWTDDEQQRALALLELALQCTQSMADTRPSMRDVVASLISLNDKHEKSINNT; encoded by the exons ATGATCTCCCTCTACTTTGTGAACATATCATTCAATCACCTAAGAGGAAAATTACCATCCGTTTGGATGAGGATCGTCGCTTCATATCCTGGATCTTTCGTTGGAAATCCAGAACTTTGCCTGCTGGGTGATGAAACTGGTAATTGTCAGGAAACTGAAAAAGGCAACAGCAGGGGAAGGGTGCTTGCTGGGATCGTTATTGCTGTGGTGGTCTCTGTGGCATTACTCTACACATTGGTGGTTAGACGCCTACAGAAGAAACATTCCATTGACCAAACTGTTCTCTACAAACGACAATCTAGAACTGAAGACCTACCTGAGAACTTAAAAATCGAAGATATTATTCGTGCTACAGAAGGATGGAGCGAAAAGTATATCATCGGGAGAGGCAAACATGGAACAGTTTACAGAACAGAAACTTCCAACTCTAGAAACCATTGGGCTGTCAAGAAAGTGAATTTGTCCAGCACAAACTTCAAACTTGAGATGAGAACTCTTGGCTTAATTAGGCATCGTAATATAATGAGAATGGCAGGTTATTGCATTAGGGACGGATATGGATTCATTGTCACTGAGTATATGCCTGGTGGAACACTTTTTGATGTGCTTCACCAGAGCCAACCCCGCCTGGTTTTAAACTGGGATACACGATATCGTGTTGCATTTGGTATAGCTCATGGTCTTTCCTACCTTCACCATGATTGTGTGCCTCAGATTATCCATAGAGACATCAAATCAGATAACATACTATTGGATTCTGAATTCGAACCAAGGATTGGAGACTTTGGAATGGCAAAGTTGGTCAGCGATGAGGATTCAAGCTCGACAAGGTCTGCAATTGTTGGAACATTGGGCTACATAGCACCAG AGAATGCATACTCCACGCGGTTGACAGAAAAATGTGATGTCTATAGCTATGGTGTAGTTCTGCTAGAGATGCTCTGCCGAAAATTGCCTGTAGACCCTAGCTTTGAGGATGGCCTAGATATTGTCTCGTGGACTAGAAGAAACCTAGAGGAAAATGAAGAATACATCTGCTTCCTTGATGAGGAGATCAGCCTTTGGACCGATGATGAACAACAAAGGGCCCTTGCATTGCTGGAACTGGCACTTCAATGCACTCAATCTATGGCTGATACAAGACCCTCCATGCGGGATGTAGTGGCATCTCTAATTAGTTTAAATGATAAGCATGAGAAATCTATAAACAACACATAA
- the LOC107955219 gene encoding uncharacterized protein, whose protein sequence is MGYVLRVRLASFFTGAATASFLGLYILYKDYKVAHESIAQQVKRLHEPLDRRISALESLKQGETSQHVEATE, encoded by the exons ATGGGGTACGTATTGAGGGTGAGATTGGCTTCATTCTTCACGGGGGCAGCAACAGCGTCCTTTCTGGGTCTCTATATCTTGTACAAGGATTACAAAGTCGCCCATGAATCCATTGCCCAACAG GTGAAAAGGCTTCATGAGCCCCTAGATAGGCGAATCTCTGCTCTGGAGAGTTTGAAACAGGGTGAAACTTCACAACATGTGGAAGCAACAGAATAG